One Triticum dicoccoides isolate Atlit2015 ecotype Zavitan chromosome 3B, WEW_v2.0, whole genome shotgun sequence genomic window, gacatatagggtcaccaaggtagagttctgtagaactgtgtagtgtgcttgagaccaagaatatccatccctgcatattatttcgacattgatggttggtcggaagaaatcgacgatggcccaggtacacattcttcctgcagcttcccaggtatatactatcggtgtcaagtaaatagtgcgtgcatgcgtgttatcccttgtttgtctgtcctgaaaggttactgagagcgggccaatcgttgatggtcacgaacagcaacgcctttaggtcaaattcgtcctgtttgtgctcatcccacgtacgtacaccgtttccattccacagctgtaaaagttcttcaactaatggcattaggtacacatcaatgtctttgccgagttgcttagggctttggatgagaactggcatcataatgaactttcgcttcatgcacatccaaggaggaaggttatacatacatagagtcacgggtcaggtgatgtgattgctgctctgctccccaaaaggattaatgccatccgcgcttaaagcaaaccatacgttccttgggtcacatgcaaagtcatcccagtactttctctcgatttttctccactgcgacccgtcagcgggtgctctcaacttcccgtctttcttacggtcctcactgtgctctccgtttctgaacagacgtttcaaccgtggtattataggagcataccacatcaccttcgcaggaaccctcttcctggggggctcgccgtcaacatcaccagggtcatctcgtctgatcttataccgtaatgcaccgcataccggacatgcgttcagatccttgtacgcaccgcggtagaggatgcagtcattagggcatgcatgtatcttctgcacctccaatcctagagggcatacgaccttctttgccgcgtatgtactgtcaggcaatttgttatcctttggaagcttcttcttcaatatttttagtagcttctcaaatcctttgtcaggcacagcattctctgccttccactgcaacaattccagtacggtaccgagctttgtgttgccatcttcgcaattgggctaCAACCCTTTTttctggtcctctaacatgcgatcgaactttagcttctccttttgactttcgcattgcgtccttgcatcgagaatgacccggcggagatcatcatcatcgggcacatcgtctagttcctcttgatcttcagcagcttcgcccgttgcagcatcatcgtgcacatcgtctggttcctcttgatcttcagtagcatcaccgtattcaggaggCACATAGTTttcattgtactcttcttcttcgtcatcttccatcataacccctatttctccgtgcctcgtccaaacattatagtgtggcatgaaacccttgtaaagcaggtgggtgtgaaggattttccggtcagagtaagacttcgtattcccacatatagggcatggacaacacataaaaccattctgcttgtttgcctcagccacttcgagaaaatcatgcacgcccttaatgtactcggaggtgtgtcttgaaccgtacatccattgccgattcatctgcgtgcattatatataattaagtgtgtcaaaaatcattacagaacatcatgaatagataattaagtgaccaaattaatagaagttcatcatcacattaaaaccaaagtacatacatagttctcatctaacaacataaagctctacagagcatctaaattaattaaatcatacattaaaactatgtaaaacatttcaatgcgaaaacaaatgcgatcataatcacaaccaatgtaacaactgatccaacggcataatgataccaagcctcagtatgaatggcatattttctaatctttctaatcttcaagcgcattgcgtccatcttgatcttgtgatcatcgacgacatccgcaacatgcaactccaatatcatcttctcctcctcaatttttcttattttttccttcaagaaattgttttcttcttcaactaaatttaacctctcgacactagggtcggttggaatttccggttcaacaacctcctagaaaaataaaatatatgttacgttggtcggcataattgtcatgaacaataaatgaaccaacagttatgaaaagataatatataccacatctgaatcatagacaggacgagggccaacggggacggataccaaaaccatcgcactatataagatgcaataataaaagtaagaaaattatacaagtatctatataaacatacaagtaagatttttttccttttagaaagaagataagaacaagaggctcaccacggtggtgccggcgacgagatcggcgcgggcgatttacggcggtgaagacggggacgggacgtgacggaccgctaaacatacacaaatattgaggaaaatggagctcggagaggagaaagcttaagtagtgtggctcgggcattccatcgaacgcctcatgtgcataggaggtgagttagagcaccacaaagctctctcctcgccggccaggaaaaacaaagcagtgggagtgctctgctcgcgggcgaggggtatatataggcaattaattggtcccggttcgtggcacgaaccgggactaaagggcagcctttggtcccggttcaagccaccaaccgggaccaatggtggtgggccaggagcgaggcccattggcccTGGTTTGTCCctccaactgggaccaaaaggtccagacgaatcgggaccaatggcccacgtggcccggccggcccccggggctcacgaaccgggtccaatgcccccatgggtcccggttctggattgaaccgggactaatgggctgacctggcctggaccattgcctccttttctactagtgttcgacTGCGGGGGTGTTGAGTATGTATTTTGTGTTGCATGTAtattggagttgtggcccacctcATAGTTTTATGTAGTTGAGGTAGAGGTCTACCCTGTAATTATATATACGTGCACCAACACCCATCAATACAACGTCTGTTGTATTGCAAACTATCCCGCCTACAGCTTGCGGGAGCTGCACGGGAGCGTCATCACCTCGAATCTTGAATAAAAATATCAAAATGTTAGAAATATTAAACTACTTTTATTTTAGAACAAAGTTAGCGGTGTACTCACTCACTGTCAGTGGTGTACTACTGAAAGGTCAAACTACTGCAAAAACAAATGCTCCTTCAATAATTGAGTTCTCCACCCACAACAACCTCCACGCTCTGTCTCTCCTTGATCTGTCTAGATCTGGAATTTGATCCCACCCCCCACACGCGTCCCAACACTTGACGGCCGGTGACGGTGAGACTGACGCCCTCTTAGGTGCAGGAGGAGCCATGGCGCAGCTCGGGGGGCTGATCGCCTCTGCGCTCCTCAAGGTGGTGGGGGATCAGATCGGCTCCGTGCTCGGCGGCCAGATCAAGCTGCGGCGTAACTTCGACAATGACCTGCGCAGGATGAAGGAGACGCTCGAGTGCGTCGAGGCGGTGCTGCTGGACGCCGAGAGGCGGGCCATCACTGACAACGAGGTCCGCCTGTGGCTGAAGCGGCTCAAGGACGCCATGTACGCCATCTCCGACATGCTTGATGATTCCGAAGCAGAGGAGGTAACTCTAACTCCTGGCCCTCTTCTTTGTTCTTGCTATAATTTCTTATTGTCAAACTTGTTTTAACTACCCcgtccaaaattcttgtcttaaatttgtctagatacggatgtacctaatacGTGACTTGAtagttgatacatccgtatctagacaaatctaagacaagaattttgggacagagagaGTATATGTTTGTGTACGCAAAGATAACTAGCAGCCTATTATGTACTATAAGGATGGTACTAAATTCGTTTAAAAAAATAACTAAAGCACCTATGTTGTGATAAATTTTTCTTGGAAGCTTTGAATGCGTGATTTTGGTAGCGCAACGATTTTCCTTATGACAAGGCAAAGTCTTTACTTTCAAGAAAGGAACATTGTTTATGAAGTGTTGTAAAATACTTTAGATCATCGAAGTTCCTCCTTGTCAGTTGTCTCATTTCAGGTAAGAATTCAAGAAGAGTCAAAATGTACCCTTTATAGGTTGTTTGCAGATTCCTTCCCATTCTAATTGTTCTTGTACTCTCTCCCACAAAATGTATGTTCTCATACTCCAGAAAAATAATTGAGCGCACCACAGGAGGAGGCAGGAAGGCCCCATCTGAACCAAGCCAAAGCTGGAGGCTGCGTCGGAGATGACCCCCTATTGGCTGTCAGCATCTTTTTCTTTACTGGGGAACTTCGCAAAATAAATTGCTCATCTGGTCATATAGTTATATACCATTCGCTGCACACTGTATAACAACAGAGTCTATCTTGATCTTGGTCCCTAACAGTGTGGATTGGTACAGTCTTTACAGTACTACTTTAAAAAAAGGGTTATGATAGACAATAATGCTGCTAGGCTGCTAGCATGGACATGCTCATTTACTGAGACACTTCCAAACATTTAGCCAAGTACTAACAGATCAACGGAACTATCTCTTACAGGTCTCCCGCAAGAAGAAATTGGCTGCTGTGATCCCTTTTCTCACAACTGTTCACAAGATTAAAATGGCTAATAAGATGAAGACGATGAGAGAGCATGTGGCGGAGATCACAGCTCAACACAAGGCCTTCAACTTAATGCCAGGGGCTGGTGCCAATAAGCAGAAAGTTACCGATACACGTGTAACAACATCATCGACCCTGCAGGCACAGATCATTGGGAGGACTGGTGAGGAAGAGAAAATACTGGCTTCTGTATCTAAGGGCATCACAGAACAAGTCACCTTTCTTCCTATATATGGTATTGGGGGCCTTGGCAAGACTACCATGGCCAAACTAATCTACAATAATAATTCCCAATTCCAAGACTACTCAAGGGTGTGGGTTTATGTGTCCCAGACATTTGACTTGAACAATATTGGTAATTCTATAATATCACAACTTTCAGGTAATACGAGTCAAGACACCAACAGGGAGATGATACACATTGCTCTTCAAAAGCTGTTTGCTGAAAAGCAGAAGATTCTGATCGTTTTAGATGATTTGTGGGAGGGCAGTGATTTTCTTTTGGATGATCTGAAGGCTATGTTAATGGTTGAGAAGGCAAGCAAGGTGGTTGTTATACTAACCACACGGAATGAAGGCATTGCAAAGAAAATGTCAACCAGACCACACAAATTAGCACCACTGACAAATGACATGTGTTGGACTATAATAAAGCAAAAGAGTGGCTTTGAAGAAAAAGATGACAAAGCTAAGCTGGAGCAGATTGGAATGGACATTGCAATGAAATGTGGAGGTGTGGGTTTAGCAGCTCAATCACTTGGGTACATGTTAAATTCTATGCCAACATCTCATGAATGGGAGTCAGTGAGAGACAGTGATATTTGGACTCTATCTGCTTCAGACTCGGAAGATACACCTTCAAGACAGGTGATTGCATCTTTGAGGTTAAGTTATAGTTCCATGCCTTCATATTTGAAACTGTGCTTTGCCTATTGTGCAATCTTTCCAAAAGGTCACAAGATAGTCAAAGATGATCTAATTCGCCAGTGGATTTCTCTTGATTTTATCAAGCCAACCAGAACATCCTCCAGTCATCAGCTCGGCGAGAAATACATTACGGAGCTTTTAGGGCTGTCATTCCTTGAACACTCAAAGTCATCACTGGTTAGTTTCTACATGACTTGTACAATTGAACATTATAGTCTTGTAAGGAAACTCACACAATGCCTATTTCTGTAGTACACATGCACAGTCTGTGATACTGAAATGGCAACAAATTCTGTCTGTGAAAAATGGCAAGATAATATATCAAGGGTTTAGGTGGTTAATTCAGTTTACAACATACTCCAAAATGCACATCCCATACTACCACACATCCAAGCTCAACAAAAGCACATTCCTGATTATCTTGGCAATTGACTTTATTATGGCATGCAAATAAAAATAAACATATCCTGTAGAAGTAATGGCTAGCGGCGGAAGGTAACTTCCaaatgcaagaaagctaatattcaaaTTTTCATGAAGAAAAGTTGGTCTTATCACCCTTGGGATTCTCTATCTTGCATAAACGTAGCTTCTCGCTTGCTGGGCCTTTTTGCTTATTTCCACTAGCATGATTGATTAGTACAAGTAACTATTTCCTCCCTTCTTTCTCGATGTATGCTCTTCTAAAATGCATACTTAAGATTTGATGCGTAATATGCATAAAAGTATTTTTAATTACTGTGCACAAGCCAAAGTTAAATGATTATCATGGATTAGGAAGCTGAGTATAATCATTGTCATGCCAGTGAAAATTTGGCTAGAACTCTGACAGGGGGAACTTGCCTAGGATTAAGATATAAGAGTCAATGACATGGGTTTGGAGGCCTCATGACATTTGGAGGGTGGGTATCAAACTCTGAAGTGCAAGGGAATTTCCCATAATCAAATTTACATTACTTGCAAAAAATGCTACAGTGGCATACTTCCATATAtgttctgttatttaaattaaatcgGTTGAACCGCATAAGGGCACACAAGGACATACTTTCATCGACATTATAGTATGTACTATATGTGCTAGTGCAAATCTGATATTACTAATTGCTTTCATTGCAGACTGCTAGAGTGCATCCTGACGATGTTACATTATTCACCATGCATGATCTTGTGCATGATCTAGCCAGATCGGTAATGGATGATGAAATTCTCGTCGCTAGCGAAGATGGCAACCTTGGGGGAAGCAACTGCCACTTTGCATTGCTCGATGATTGTAAGAAGCGATTGGAGTCACCCAGGATAAGAGCACTCCATTTTATGGACTCTGCTGAAATTGGACTTCATGATGCTGCATTTCCATCTGCTAAGTCCCTACGTGTCTTGGACTTAAGTCAGTGTTGCGTACATAAGTTGCCAGATTCTATTGATCGATCAAAATGGTTGAGGTATCTTAACGCTCCCAGAATACTTGATGCAACGATTCCCAATAGTATAACCAGTCTATCAAAATTAAATTACCTCAGTCTCCGTGATTCTTCTAACATCTTGACACTGCCACAGTCGATTGGAGAAATTGAAGGTCTGATGTATCTTGATTTATCTGGTTGTTCGGGAATGAGAGAACTTCCAAAATCCTTCGGAGAGCTAAAAAAATTGGTGCGTCTTGATTTGTCAAAATGCGTTTGTGTTTGCAATGTATCAGAGTTCTTGGGGAGCCTCACGGAACTGCAATATTTGAACTTGTCAGGATGTAGATCTATTGGAAATCTACACGCATCCTTGGGTGTCCTATCTGAGCTGCAATATTTGAACTTATCATTCAGCTCTTATGTTAATTGCAGAAAAACGAAAGTATTTGGCGCCGTCGCCAAAGTGGAGTGTTCAAAGTTATCTTCAAGTCACTCTTGTCTGGAACAGCTCCCTGAAGTTTTAGGCAGCTTCAATAAACTCAAGTTTTTAAACCTATCAGGTTCTTATTGTCTCAAAGAGTTGTCATGGTTATCTGGAAACCAGAAAAGTTTGGTGCATCTTGATTTATCGAAGTGCAGAGAGGTTAATTATATACCGGAAGCTTTTTCTGGATTTACCAATCTTCAATATTTGAATCTATCGGCATGCCTCCGGTATAGACTTGACAAGTCACCTGTATGTCAAATTGACCGTTTGATAGACCATATTAGTACCCTTTCCAATCTAGAGCATTTGGATTTGTCTAATAATGGTGATGCTATTTGCTCTTTACCTGAATGTCTTGGTAACCTTAGAAAGCTGCACACACTGGACCTCTCACACTGCAATATTACAAAGATACCAGAAAGTATAGGTACGATTGATAGTTTGAAGATGCTATATTTTAAGGGATGCTGGCTTCTTTCTAATGTACCGCAGCTCAGTGCTAGTTCCATATCATTACCCCtttttggcgtgcatgctggtgatGGTAAATCGAGCAGCAACCTTGTTCTCCTACAAGGCATGAATCCTGTTGAGCTGAAGATCATCCAACTTGAAAAAGTGAAGTCGGCGGAAGAAGCTATGTGTATAAAGTTGATGGAAAAAGAAAGACTTCAAGACTTGACTCTCCGGTGGACTGAAGATGCTCAGAGGTTTGTGGATGATGAAGTGTTGTTGGAGAAACTAGAGCCACCGAGCAGTTTAACTACATTGATTATACAATGGTATAATGTTGTCAGTTTTCCATCCTGGCTCAGCCAACTGCCAAACCTGACATGGCTAGCTCTCTACGATATGAAACATCTGGAAGAGTGGAGTGCATCAGACTCCAGTCGTGCGAACGACCTCAGGTTCCCTATGCTTGATTGTTTGTATATAAAAAATTGCCCCAAACTGAGGATGTGATCGCTTCTTCCAAGAGCTAAACGTTGGTATATAAGTAAGAGTGATAATGCACTTTCATCATGGGGAGAGTGTACTATGTCAGACACCAGCTCTCCTTCTCTAGTAACTACTGAACTGGCTGTTGCAGACTGCGAGCTGCCTCTGCATCAGTGGAGCCTGCTTGGCCATCTCTCTGGCCTCACTGAATTAAGGATGGAACGGTGTGGTGATCTGACCGGCACACCAGAGATAATCCAACATCTCTCTTCCCTCAAAGGTCTAAGCCTAACAGGCAAGGAACATGAAGAACTGCCGAAATGGTTGGGTGAGCTCACATCCCTTGAGAGGCTGTGCATAGATGCATACACAGGGATAAAGGAATTGGATGAGAGCATAAGGAAACTAACAAAGCTACAAGAGCTAAAACTGTACAACTGTAACAGCATGTCATCGTTGCCCCATTGGCTGACAGAATTAACCTGTCTCAATACTCTTGTGATCAATTTTTGTGAGGGCATCAGGTCTTTGCCGGAGGGCATAGAACAACTCACCAACCTCAAGAAACTGAAAATTAACTGCCCTTATTTACAGAGGTAGTGCGAATCAGGGGAAAACAAGATGAATCTCGCTCACATCAATATATTGGTATGTACTGCTCCATTCGCTGTTGGTTTGAGTGACACATTCTTTTGCTGTTCTAATCTTCTTCCATCGTTCTTGGTTGGCCTATGCCAATTCTCTCTTGTCCTTTGTTCGCTTGGTTTGCTAACACATTTGCTGGCGTTGATTGCCAATTCCTTGTTGTTTCCAGTTGTGCTCTGGCATGTTCTCTTCAAAGTATGTCCTTGCTTGGTTTTGTTCTGTTCTGCCTGTATGATTCTCCTCCAAAAAAATGTTTCGATTTCTTGAAATGTTCTTTGACGCAGAAGCGTCCACTTTTTCGTATGCAATTCATTCTTGTTTCTTTTATGTTAAAAAAAGACACCTTGTTTCCCAAAATATAGCATAAAAGGATGGGTCCTTTGTTTTGGGGTGATCAGCAGGTCCATTATTTGAAATAGGATTGCATGCTGACTCAATTGCATATTTCTAATCAGAAACACATAGGCTACATCCTAGCAAAATTAAATTAATTCTAAGATTAATTTCCTAATTGATGAATTGGAGCATAAAAATCTTGGGTTTTATCATTTCTGCCACTAGTTGTAAAATGCCATCGCTCCATTAGGCGCATGCTAAAAAATGCCAATAGACACCATTACTATTAGCTCAAAGCCCATCTACCATGTTACATGACCAAAGTGCCCATGGACCAACAtgtcagctctccctctatctcactatgaTAAAGTGTGGATTCCACTCGATCCCCAACGGTGTTCTTATTTTCCTCTAAAATTATTCGCTTGcttactcctgacaagtggggcccagACTTATTATCGTGAGATAGAGAGAGCTGACATATGGTTCTAGGGATATTTTGGTCATATAACATGGTGAATGGTTTTGACCTGATAGTAACACTGTCTAATGGCTTTTTTGAGCAAACGCCTTGTCACACCTAACCAGCGGGTTAGTGTGTCCTAGAGCTGGCTGgtgggcccagccagctggccagcCAAGTGGCTGCGTGTGTGTGCGTTAAAGGGTGGCCGCCTGTGGCCGTGAGGGGTATGCGTGGATTAACAACTCCTGTATCGAATCCTTCCTCTGCAATTCATCTCTGCTTCTTCCTCTCCATGACATCTCCCCTCTCGTCCCGATCTGgatcccctctccctctcttccttcctGGGGTGTTACaactggtaatcagagccatcaaaTCGCCGGAAATTTTTCTTCCTTGCTTGTTTGGGAGTCGGTAACATCCACCGCGCCGGTGTGGTTTGCTCCGGCAAGCCGCACGAAATCCGTCGCGGGGTTCGACGCCCTTTCGAGCAGGACAACGGCTCCTTCCAAGGCTTCGGCGGCGACGCGGCAAGTTCTCGCCGCCATGGACGAGGGGAACACCAACATCACCAAGATGCTGGAGACGCTGCTCGCCAGAATCGACGACCAGAAGGCGGCGCACGAAAAACAGATCGAGCTCCAGGCTGCGTTCAACGCGCAGATCTCGCTGGAGATGCGCGGCCTCTCGCGCCAGCTCGATCTGACCCAGTCGGACCTCGATCTCACGCCCAAGACGGTGGAGGGAGCAACCTCTCCATCCGGATCGGTCACCACGCTTCTTCACCAGCCAACGCAACCACAGGAGCAACCACCACCGCCcccacctcctccgccgccgcgccccataCCAGATCCAATGCGCCCGTCGTCATCGCACGCGTGTCTGGGCGACCACCGCCCACCTCTTCTGCCCGTGCCACCACCACAAGGCGGGTTTGTCACCGCACCGACCGCGTCTCCGACGGGGTACCACACCAACCAGTACCACAAGCCCCCGAAGCATGATTTTCCCAAGTTCGACGGCACGGCGCCATACTTATGGCTGGACCGCTGCCTCGCCTACTTCGAGCTCTACAAGGTAGCTGCCCACCACTGGGTCGCCACCGCGGCGCTCTACATCGACGGCCAGGCCGTGCACTGGCTCCAAGCGTTCCGCCAGACGCACCGCAACATCACGTGGGACGTCTTCACGGCGGCGATCCTGGAGGAATTTGGCGCCGACGAGTTCAAGATGGTGATGCATAAGCTGCTTCAACTCCGCCAAACAGGCACCGTCGCCGATTACCGCACCGCGTTCGACGAGCAGATGTACCACTTGCTCGCTCTGGATCCATCAATCAACACCAAGTTCTTCGTGACGCAGTTCCTCCTCGGCCTGAAGGACGAGTTGCGTGCCCCGGTGCGTCTTCAGGCACCTTCAAGCATCACGCGCGCCTCGGTACTCGCGCGCATCCAAGAAGAAGAACTGGGGACGACCCGCGCGCGACCCCGCATCACACCCGCGGGCCGGCCACCTCCAATAGCAGCCGCGGCAGCACTGCCACAGCGAGCAGTGGCCGCGCCGGTTCGCGCCCACGGCGACGAGTACGCGCGGGAGCGGCAGCTGCGCGATTTTCGTCGCGCGAACAATCTCTGTTTCAAGTGCGGCGACCGCTACTCTCGAGCGCATCGCTGCGCCCAGCCCGCGCAGCTGCTCACAATCAACGTGGGTGACCACGGTGAGGTGCTCTCTGACGATACTATCCATGCCCTGCAACTCCTCGACGACCCTGGACCAGCTGTGCAACCCCCCGCTCCGGCAGTGGACGTGCCGGAGTGCTGCCTCCTCTCGTCGCAGG contains:
- the LOC119278952 gene encoding putative disease resistance protein RGA3, with the translated sequence MAQLGGLIASALLKVVGDQIGSVLGGQIKLRRNFDNDLRRMKETLECVEAVLLDAERRAITDNEVRLWLKRLKDAMYAISDMLDDSEAEEVSRKKKLAAVIPFLTTVHKIKMANKMKTMREHVAEITAQHKAFNLMPGAGANKQKVTDTRVTTSSTLQAQIIGRTGEEEKILASVSKGITEQVTFLPIYGIGGLGKTTMAKLIYNNNSQFQDYSRVWVYVSQTFDLNNIGNSIISQLSGNTSQDTNREMIHIALQKLFAEKQKILIVLDDLWEGSDFLLDDLKAMLMVEKASKVVVILTTRNEGIAKKMSTRPHKLAPLTNDMCWTIIKQKSGFEEKDDKAKLEQIGMDIAMKCGGVGLAAQSLGYMLNSMPTSHEWESVRDSDIWTLSASDSEDTPSRQVTR